The genomic DNA CTGCTTATTTCTAACACACTTCCacctaaaatatttgttttttcaatATGGAAAATTTCACACGCTGGAAGACAAGCTGAACTGTGTTTACCGCAATCTTTGAGTCTGCATACATTCTCTTAGTCTTCGATATATAATTGGATCTTTCACCTCTTGCTCCAAAAATGCCTTCATCTAGTTCACTCCGTATCCACTGAGGACAGTAACTTAAAATTACTTCTgtacttttttgtactttttatagGATATTTAACTCATATTATCAGCTGGCCTTACTTAATACATCCTCCGTTCAACGGTTGCTACTCAGCCAGTTTACACAGCACAATCTCCCAGGGACCTGGTCGTTGTTAAAGCAATTCATTATTCAGAAGTTCGGAGATGGAAATGCTCAGTGTCTCATTTAGTAGACTACAAATGAAAAGGTGACTTACGTCCCATTTTCAGCACAAGAAACCAAAGACTGTGCTCTCATTTGACAACGTTGCTAACAGGAAGGCAAAGAAAGGAGAGGAATCAGCAACCACCGAGCGAGCAAGTCAACGGTGTTCTTGGAAACATGGTTGGGGAGAATGCGTCTCCTATTACGATTTTTATCCAAGATAATTAACTGAATTACATTCTTTGGTTAAAGTAACTGTGCTTGGTGAATACGTCGATCTAAAAGGGATTTAGCAGTCTCCATCGTACTTCCAACAACTGcggtcattttttttctattttgttaacAGCCCCCATACTTCTTGTTACTGTTGTTGGGTTGTAGAGCTGGGCTTGTGCCCGCGTGACCTGTTACTTTCCTGTCAACTACTGTCATAAGcaatcatttatttatagaaaaatggcagcatatttatttcataatagtACGAATACATCTACCAaatatctaataacgtattttcagaGGGAATGTATCCTGGTAATGTTCAATAAAATGGCGACTCTTTACCTCTTACTTGCATATTCGTCAGGGAAAACGCCCAGTGGTTTTAACAGGTAACAAGTTAATAATCTCCAAATTACCTTAcccaatataattttaaaaatttggtgATCAGAGGCCTAGGTGTGATAAACAACCTTTTGAAGCAACTGATTGCTGAGAATTATAAATTGAAAGTCGCATGGAAGTGAAGTCACAACAGGCTAAACTAATTGATGAAATTCGGAAGAAACCGTCTTCCTGAAGGTATCTCATCCTCCCACGGGGAACAGGGAGTGATCTGGCCTTCAGCTTACTTGGGGTGCATGCTAAAATCAacggtcaaatagaacgttgtttcaccaacgaaaattaaaataaatatgctatattctataagaaataatttttctgtactgcttaacatgcacattatataatttttttttcaatttcattctaataaataaatcataaatatcctatcctaaaattcatgtatcttaataaataaatcataaatatcctatcctaaaattcatgtatctttaactcaaaatctttttcagaggttTTTAGCTTTTCCTaccctccccaacaagaacaacaacaaggtagtttgtaggcttcctccccgagCAAGCTAAAAGGAGCAGCTACTATTTGTGCAGTACACTTCGGTTTCGAACAAGTTTCATAAATCACAACTATCATCAGAATGAATGAAACGCAAGGGAACAATATAAAATATGTCCACGGAAGTAACGAAGGAATGACATATCAGTTTTATTCGTTGTATGTACAGGTGATCCTGATGAATATATCTAAAGTCTACATTATTTTAATTCAATGTTGATGGCGACAAGACTAAAACTAAAGGTCCTTAACGAGCTAAAGTTTATAAGTGAGCAGGGAAGCAAGAGTAaccagattaaaaataaataaagtggtgTTTATCATCgcaagaataaaataatgaaagggaGGTTACAGGTATCGAAAAGAGCACCTTGGCCTTTTCTGCATATGCAATCCTTACAGTATTTACTTCGGTCATCTGAGATGAGGTAGAAGAAAGTTTTCAGTATCTATCAGCAATTTTCCACATGCGTGTAACAAACGTGCATATGCGCATGGGCCAGTAGCTGttattttagatttagctggccttatgccagcacgggctcttgctcctagagcagcccgtaatgggCCAGTAATCTACTGCCGCCTATATTCGCCAAGGGCGTCTCGTATAGGCTGTTCAATGGGTTGCTCGTCAGAAACTGCTGGGCTGATTGGCAGGTCGTCCGACGTCGAATGGACTCTTGGTTGATCGTTGTCTTCGAGTGACGCGACTCTATTTGTATCGGCGCTGGTTCCTCCCGAAGGCGGATCTCCTGAGGGTTTGACGCCGTGGACGGCGCTTTCCTCATAGGAAGGCGGTGGCCCTTCTTCGTCGTCCTCGAAGGCTGGGTTGTCGTTGCCTTGCAGGGTGCTCTGAAGGGGGAACAGAAGGATcaatatctatctgtctgtctatttggTTCTAACTTTCTTTGCGAattaacacacactctctctctctatctctctctctctcaataaataaataaatgaatgaataaataaattaataattaaataaataaataaatacatacatacatacacgaataaataaataaataaataaataattaaataatctaTGATGAGCTCCAATTTTACATAAGAAGCTTTGCAAAGGGAGAAGACTTTCATATGAAAAGAAGCTTAGTCTCACTGACTGTCTTGTCTCCATCAAATTATCTACATTACAGCATCAAAAGTAAATTACTAGCTATCATAATCAAAAAGAGAAGAACAGCTATCTTCTGCAAAGCAGCTTTGTCAAAGATGAAGAACTCACATTTTCCATTTCCAAAGCGTCCTGGTAAGACGGTACTTTTTCCACCACGTCGTCGTATGTGGGAGGCGTGTCCTCTGGCGGGCtctaaaaaaaacattccccattactaatatcataataataatgataatcagcaTGATCAGTGTGGATGAATACCTCTTACATCATTCAATTAGCTGTCTTTCGATTTTCGATTTACCTCATTTTGGAGTTATTTCCTGTTCAAATCATATGGAATGAATTTATTTCGGATTTTATTTTCCGTTAATTTCACATGAAATTAGTTGATATTGagtttattttccttataaatcAAGAATAATTAGTCGATACTGGAGTTTGCTATACAAATCATGCAGAAATAGTTGATCCTggagtttattttctttattaatgcaGAATTAGTTGATCTTGAAGTTTACTTTCTTCATAAATCATGCAAAATTAGAAAATTAGTTGATTTTGGagcttatattcatttgaaatcaaAAAGAAATAGTTGCCTTTAAGAAACAACATTAGGATATTAAGTTGTACTCGTTTTATTATCTTACCTCTCGCACGACGCTGCTTCTTCGCCACGAGTTGAATCGTCTGAAGTATCTTCTCCTTGAGCTGTGCGAAGAGCCAAATTAAATacttatttcattttacattgGTAATAGTTCACTATGGGCTAGAAGTAAATGGAAAAACAGGCAGACAAGTAGACAGAACGTAAATATGTATGaaagtgtgtgtgcataaattaTTTCATCAATATGCTTCCGCataaaactataattacactgcacacacacacacacacacactcctaagGACTAGTAGAAGAGTCACTTTGTAAAAATGCGAAAGGTCCTGAAGACCTGCTGAAGATGTACTTTGTAAAAGTGCTAGCCAAGAGACACTTGGTATCATGTGCTAAAGCTCCATAAGACCAGCTAAAGGAACCTTATGGTAGAAGTATGAAGGTTTCTGAAAACTATCCCATAAGCactttgtatatgtgtatatatataataattgtatatatgaatatgtatacgcacttatatatatatgtgtgtgtatgcatattcatatatgtgtatgtgtgtatatatatatatatatatatatatatatcgtataatatatatatatatatatatatatatatatatatattatatatatataccatcattttGAAAGTGCTTATGGGATAGTTTTCAGAAACCTTCATACTTCTACCATAANNNNNNNNNNNNNNNNNNNNNNNNNNNNNNNNNNNNNNNNNNNNNNNNNNNNNNNNNNNNNNNNNNNNNNNNNNNNNNNNNNNNNNNNNNNNNNNNNNNNNNNNNNNNNNNNNNNNNNNNNNNNNNNNNNNNNNNNNNNNNNNNNNNNNNNNNNNNNNNNNNNNNNNNNNNNNNNNNNNNNNNNNNNNNNNNNNNNNNNNNNNNNNNNNNNNNNNNNNNNNNNNNNNNNNNNNNNNNNNNNNNNNNNNNNNNNNNNNNNNNNNNNNNNNNNNNNNNNNNNNNNNNNNNNNNNNNNNNNNNNNNNNNNNNNNNNNNNNNNNNNNNNNNNNNNNNNNNNNNNNNNNNNNNNNNNNNNNNNNNNNNNNNNNNNNNNNNNNNNNNNNNNNNNNNNNNNNNNNNNNNNNNNNNNNNNNNNNNNNNNNNNNNNNNNNNNNNNNNNNNNNNNNNNNNNNNNNNNNNNNNNNNNNNNNNNNNNNNNNNNNNNNNNNNNNNNNNNNNNNACTTCTACCATAAGGTCCTTTAGCTGGTCTTTATGGAGCTTTTGCACATGATACCAAGTGTCTCTCGGCTAGCACTTTTACAATGTACATCGTCAGCAGGTCTTCTACTAGTCTCTTCACTAGTCTCTAGGAGCGTTCTCGCATTTTACAAAATGCCTACAGGCAAGTTTTCATGAGCTTTGGCACCCATGACAGAGTTTCTCTTTAGGTGGTCTTCAAGAGGTCTCACACTTTTCATAAAATATCTCATTCAACCTTAGCTGAAAGAAGCACTTTGAAAAATGTGCCAAAACTGTTGGGGATCAGtaaaatatattcaattgtaGTATATCACAGTGGCAATCTTTACCCCGAAATTCTGAGAAACCTTGTACAGTTGCTTTCAAGCTAGCAACCTCTTCATTTTCATACATGCCTTTACAATAACCTCTCTATTTTTAATGAGTGCATACCTTGATAATCTGTGGTAGCTGTAAGCCAGGACGCCACACAGAGAGACAATGATGAGTGTGCTAATGAACATCTGGACAATGACTTTCGCCCCGAAGTAAGGAATGTAGCTGCAATTATATTCGGGAAAACGTTATCAGTTGCGATGCCTTGATGATTAGTtggatattactattattattgtaattactaCTCTTATTATTACTAGTTAAAGAGACTATAGAAACCCGCAATGCTTTTCATTACACCTCAGAACAGTTCACTGAATTTACATTCGTTTTGGCATTGTTTTATGctagaaattctaaaaaattgCTTATAAGAAGTAACTGATATATCCTGAAAGTTGGTCAATTATGATTTACATTTGTGCATTGGACTTAGCTCCTACAAGTGCGGAACTGAAAGATTAATCAAATTGTGGGTACCATTCAATATCTTTAAAGATCCTGTGTCTCTTGTACCATTCAGTATTTTTAAAGATCCTGTGTCTCTTAGGTGATACTCCTTACGCTTATTACAAAGTTCGATGTCTCAGTACAGTCATATGCACTGGCAGGACAGTTACAGTGAACTACTGTATACTGAAAGCAAAACTAAGCGGAAAGAGACGAAACGAGTGACGAAGGATTATTTACCAGAACGCCAAGTTGTAGAAGATCCCTTGCTCGATGCATTCACAGAAACCATTGCGGCATTCAGACAAAGGATGAATACAGCGGTGAACAGCACAACTTGCCCCAACGTATCCTTGAAAGAAAAGTTGTATATGCAGAATTAAAATAGGGTTCGTTGCTCTTCAACTGATGATAATGACCGACAAATTGTGACAGACAGATGCTAGTTTTACTTCTTATCTTGTAACCAAAGTTATCAAGTGATGTAGCTTCATTGATTGACTTacggttactaaaactggcgttgcAACATCTATTAGGTTACTGACgccgtaataaaattaaataggaaactgaaaaaaatattttaaaggagtttcatataggaaatatatatatatatatatatatatatatatatatatatatatatatatatatatatacgtatatatatatatatatatatatatatatatatatatatatatattatatacatatatatgtatgtccgtGTTTGTGTGTAAACACACTCGCACCAAACAAGCACAATCATATCTGTTCGCTGAAGTCAAAATATACTACTTCGGACAAGACTCTATAAAACTACGTTTGCATTTGTTAAACTCCCTTACAGCTtaaatagcaaagaattacgcTACAGTGAATCGTTAGTAAACGACTAGTGGAAATAAGGTGATCAGCGTAAACACTACTACGATGTCCAGTGCATATAAATAGAGAATAGCGTCCCTTATGCTCGTTATACCAAAAGTCTTAGGAAAAGAATTAGGACGTATTTTGTTATTATCAGAAGGACGGAAGCtaactatcaatatatatatatatatatatatatatatatatatatatatatatgtatatatatatacatatatatatatatatatatatatatataatatatatatatatatatatgtatatatatatatatatatatatatatatatatatatatctatatataatatattatagatatatatctatatatatatatatatatatatatatatatatatagatatatatctatatatatatatatatatatatatatatatatatatatatatatatatatatatagtctcctaCCAAAAGTCTTAGGAAAAATATTTAGGACATATTTGTTATTATCAGAAGGATGGCagctaattaaaatatatatatatatatatatatatatatatatatatatatatatatatactatatatatatatatatatatatatatatatatatatatatatatatatatatatatatatatataaaaagtctcccTATTCCTTACCACATTGACCACAATAGTAGAATTGCTTTCCGGTCGCTCTGTCCGTGCTATAAGAGAAACATCTTCCGACACCACAGCTGCAGCGCCCCTCGAGTTCATCGGACAAGTTTTGTCTTGTGTCGTCTGGTTAGGGGAGAGGAACCAATCAGTATCATGATGATTATGCACTATTCTAATGCtccttttaattcattttatttttctggataCATCTTCAGGTACTTCTCAATGAACTCGTTTGGTCCCAACTCTCAATTTTGGTTAGACTTTATATTCAGGATGAGTTAGAAGTAGCTACTGCAGTTTTTACAAGATTCATGAAAAGATAATAATCTTAGGTGTTGCATTAATGATCATCCGTGTGCCTACGCAGAAGCGTGCTTTTGTTTCATTGTAACTTTGAAGACATATATGAAGGTCATCAATCACTGCCTTTTCCATCCAGGAAAACTAGTGACTGCAATGTTCACGTTCAAGAACACTAGTGTTACACTACTATTTACTATCTaagtttcaaaattaattttcaatcctattcgtttagattttattttcactGAAAATTTGTTCTCTGATCCAAGGATTGCGTTTGTAATAAGGCTCAATTATTCTCTCTGGCTAACAGAAAATCGTCAGCCTTGGGCTCTTCTCCCTATCAACTCTCGACGGAGCCATTATCGTCTTGCAatcattttaaggaaataatttagATGATATCAACACACCTAACACGAGCGCACTATTTCCTACcaattttaaaaacaattattcATCATGTTTATTAGCAagagcattttcttttttattctagtttttcCCTGTCCATAAAATCCCCCTGGATAAATATTACACATATCCAcaacttttc from Macrobrachium nipponense isolate FS-2020 chromosome 22, ASM1510439v2, whole genome shotgun sequence includes the following:
- the LOC135198485 gene encoding uncharacterized protein LOC135198485, giving the protein MYPKNVRCLCLGFVIVLVFQSCKSERTDSENCEVSEGEDIRHGSDRPVEVEKRYYFAVGSVPLGSSYAALPEPYNCTANQTCEVDSDCKKCFPNLEMAFQYGIDDVAFGPICQNDTRQNLSDELEGRCSCGVGRCFSYSTDRATGKQFYYCGQCGYVGASCAVHRCIHPLSECRNGFCECIEQGIFYNLAFCYIPYFGAKVIVQMFISTLIIVSLCGVLAYSYHRLSSSRRRYFRRFNSWRRSSVVRESPPEDTPPTYDDVVEKVPSYQDALEMENSTLQGNDNPAFEDDEEGPPPSYEESAVHGVKPSGDPPSGGTSADTNRVASLEDNDQPRVHSTSDDLPISPAVSDEQPIEQPIRDALGEYRRQ